AGGGATGCTGCCCCCAGCGGGCCAGAGCCACTGCTGCTCCTTAGGGAAGAGGCTCGGCCCAAGGCTGCCTCTGGATCCCCCTTGGCCTGGCTTTCTCCCCTGAGCACAGGAGGCTGGATGCCCGAGGGGCGCCTGTCAGGGAAGCCAAGGACTGTGCGCACCAGGACCAGTGGGCAGCACGTGCCAGCCCTGCCACCCTCACCAGTGACTCAGCCGCCCCAGGCTCCTCTGGACACTATGTGCTGGCTGAGTCACGCAGGAGGGGCCGCCGGCCGAGCCCTGACGGTAGACACCGTGTATCCGGGTATCCAAGAGGGCTCAGCTCTGCTCTGTGCCACCTCCTTGCTGCTCAGGAGCCCCAGATTCTGCCCCTGAGTCTCCTCCCCATCTGAGCTCCCCCACCAAGCCCTTGCCTCTCCCCTAGGACCACTGGAGCTCCTCTAAGCACCTCGGCACCTGTCCCTGCTCAGCCCTGGCCAGCCCCTAGACCGGGCCTCTGCACCTGAGAGCAGAACCCCTCGGCACAGGGGGCCCGGCTGGGGTTAGACTGGGGAGCAGGGGCTGTGGCTTGACGTGAGCAGGACAAGGGTGAGGGGCAGCCTGCCCTGACCCACTACCCCTTCCCCAGCTGGCAGCTGACGGCACGGTCATGAACACCTTTGCTCACAAGTGCCAACTGCCGGAGGACGTGGACCCCACGTCGGTGACCTCGGCCCTGAGGGAGGACGGCAGCCTCACCATCCGGGCTCGGCGCCAACCACACACGGAGCACGTCCAGCAGATCTTCCGGACCGAGATAAAAATCTGAGGgcctcccactcccttcccccagctcccccATCTTCTCCCCCACTGGCCGGCCAGAGTGGCTCTCCTGACCCTCTCATGACAGCTTCCGGGACATCTCAGCCCAGGTTCAGGCCCTGACACCTCAACCCCAGACCCCAGGTGGGTCATCCCCTCCAAATGTGGCCTTCTGCTCTACCCAGGGCAGGCCAGGGACCCCCTTGCTTCACCCGTGGCGCCCAGATTCCAGATATGGCCTCGTTCACTTAATCCAGAATAAAGGGATTGGGATGGAGAACAGGAGACCCCGAAGAAGCCAGTTTGGGGAAGGGGGATTGGGACAGGCAGGATCTCTGGGCAAATCTGCAGGACAGACAGACAAATTCTGATCTATGGAGTctctgcagggcaggggcagggggactGGGGACCTGGGGACCTGGGACCCCCTTGGCTAAGGGGAgcgggagaggcagagggagatcacAGGCAGAGGTGCCCAGCTAAAGTGAACTGCCCGGGCACAGGGAGGCCAGAGACAGCCATGATGGTCCGCTTCCCCTATGCTGCCCTCCAAGCCCCGAACCAGCTGCCAGGCTGTCTGCCCACAAGGTGCCCCAGCCAGCCAGCTGTGCCAGCGCAGGGCCACATTGTGTCTGTATATAGATGGGGTTTTTCCAATACAGCTGGTTCGTGATAAACTGTGTGAACCGTCTGTTACCTGCTCATATGCCCCCAGGTAAGCCTGGGCCAAGGGGTGGGGCTGATCCTTCTGCCTCCCACCCAGAGACCTGGGCTCCCGGGGCTGCCTCCACTGCAGACAGCTTACCCCGCAGAGGAAGCATGCATGGGGCTTGGGGTCCTCAAGGTAGGACCCCAGCTTCCTGCCAACCTTCCCCTGTGGCCATTCACCTCCCCCATCCTGTCCTCTATAATCCGCGAAGCTATAGGCTTGGTGTGtgtataccacacacacacacacacacacacacacacacacacacacaaacaggcgtgcacacatgcacgtgcacacgtgcacacTTATCTTTGTCCTTCAAATACTGAACATTACCACTGGTTAAAGCCAAATTCGGAACGCTCTAAAATCAGATTTGCAAACTCCATTCTTCTCAATGGGGACGGAGTCTGAACAGTTGAGCGCCCAGCTTAACCTCTGATggctggatttgaacccacaaTGTCAGAAGCTGCTCTCAAACCGCCCTCCCAGCCCTCCGTGCAATGCGGGGTAGTTCTCCTTATTCTGCCTCTCAGCCTGTGCACCCTGTGCCCACAGTTTCCTGCTAGAGAATGTCCTAATCACAGGAAGAGTCCCCACCCCAGTTCCCTCCCAGTCCCCAGTCCAGGGCGAGGACCTCCCGCCTGCCTTCATTCTGGGGAGCCCCAACTGCCCCCCGTGACCCTGGCTCAGTCTCCCACATACAGAAGCAGGGGTGATGGGTAAGGGTGGTTCCCAGTTAGTCGGGGCCCCCGGAGCAAGTGGCAAGGCCAGCCTCGGCCCTCTGCACTTCTTTGGTCAGTGTTCTGTAAGGTGCCCTCTCACCCCTGCCATTCTGGGGCCCTTAGGAAATGACTCGGGGTGGGGGGCGCAGAGGAGGGTTCTGGCATTGTACCCTGCACACACAATAAACAACAGAATCATGGACTTCTGGAGAACACCCGCCTGAAGTTCTCAAACTTGGGATGGGGCTGGAGGCAGCAGAGTGCGAAGGCCGGGGATGAACAGACATACCTTTCTTGAgatttgggggcaggggtggtagCTCAAGCAAAGTTCACGACCTCACAGAAATGTGGGTGTCCTTCGGCCCCCTCCTTTGGCTCCCAGGCCCACCAGGGCAATAATCTGGGAATTATTTCTCTGAAAAACCTTGCATCGCCTTCTCTTCCAACTGCCAACCCCTGCTACTacctgccaggcactgtcccaggCACAGGGACACCAAAGTTGGGCCAGCTGCACTGGGTTGCTCTTGAAGCCTATCTCGTACCAGATGGGTTCTGACGACCAGAGAGGCCGAGTGACTAGCCTAGAGTCACACAGCCCCAGGGGCATAGCCCGGCTGAAACCTGGCTGGGAAGCTGACTGGTTCAGGGAGTCTGAGTACCCTTTGGAgggactcacacacacacccccaggcGCTACTGAAATCGGAGTTCCTCCGCGGAGCTCCTCCGTGCAGCTCTGTGCAgacgggaggaggggagggaagcgGGGGCGCGGTATTTCCAGCCTCCGTGACTCACTGATTCCACTGGGCTATTTGCAGCCCGACACTCATCGGCGAGGAGTTGCGGGGAGGAGCCGGACCAGCTTTCCCCCTCCCTCGACCCCCACTTGGGGTCAGGCTCACCTTGGCGTCCCGACCCCAGTGGCGTCCCTCCCTGGGCCGGGCTGGCAGGAAGCTGGGCTGGGAAAGGGGGCATTTCCTTAAGTCACCAGTGGGGCCGAATACTCCCCACCCCGCAGAccccagcagccccctccccagatcCCGGTTTTAGAGGATGAGGGCTGCGCCGCGGACAGAGCGGCGCTGGGGACTAGGCACGTGTAGAGTGAAGGTGCCCTCCTGCCAAGGTGACCCTGCGGAAGAGGAGGGCGGGGACGTGGGGACTGCAGGCTTTCTTTCGCTGGCTCCGCCCCCTGGCGCCTGGGCTGGCCGCCACGCTTTGTCTCCACTGGCCCCCCACACTTTCTAGGCTAAATATAGGCCTGGCTGCGGGCcctgggccccgcccccgccccgtgAAGAATGATTATAGCAGCCCCATCCATTGAGCACCTAGTGTGTGCCAAACACATGCTCATCCCCACAACAATCACAAACGCAAGGTAGGTACCAGGGAGGAcaggaggttcagagaggtcaagcaactggcccaaggtcacccagcttaGAAGTGGTATGGCTGGAATTTGAATCATTGTCTGTGACTCTAGAAGGTCCTCTGCTGGGTCACCCCAGATCAGTCCCCCACCACCAAAGGGCCGAGGCAGCTCCCCTGCTCCCTTCCTGTATAGGGAAGGGGAACTCCTACATCTTAGAGCTTTtggagtgggggtgggcaggaggccgAGGCGGTTGAAAAGATGCAGGCTTCTAGGGCTAGAGACCTGCAAGAAGGTCCAGGTCAGGTGGTGCCAGAGGGGTGTGGAGGACTTAGGAGTTTCCATCACTTTCAAAGTCCTAGCCCAGGCCAAAAAcctcctcctccagaaagccctcCAGAGCTACCAGCTCGGAGTCACAGACAGAGCCCAAAGAACCCTAGGTCCAAAACTTGTCTTTAAAAGAAGCTCAAATTCAGATGAAAGGAGCACATGCCTGGGAGTGAGGGCAGACCCTGAGGCTTTGTTGGCCAGCCCTGTGTCCTCTGGGAGTTATTCCAAACTCCTCATGGTTTGATGGTGGGACCTAGGCCCAGGGAGGGGTAGGatcttgcccagggtcacacagcaagtcagtggcAGAGATGAGGTGAAGACCCAGGACTCTAGAACTGCAGGCCAGAGCTTCTCTACCAGACCAACCCCCCATCCCCAGGCCACCCTTCCCTGACTCACCTCCAACATTGTACCCCTCCATCTCCCCCCTGCCTCCATCCTCTTCCCAGTCTGCCTTGGATCCCAGTTCTGCCATGGCAGAAGATGCCTTATTCTGCCCTCCTGCTCCCAAGCCTGGCATGGGAAAGGAGCCAAGtaaatgtttgtagaatttttttaaaagctaagagGCCTCAGTAGAGGGTGGAGGGTCAATTGCGGACTCTGGAGTCACAGCGCCTGGCTTCAGATCTTGGCTCTGCTGCTCCtgagctttgtgaccttgagtaagtaacttaacctctctgtgcctccgttgCACCATAAAATGGCGCTTAATAGGATCTACCTGCTGTGGTGGTTCTGTAATTCACTTAAGGGGCTTGGCACATGGTGGTTGACTCTAGCCCACATATGCCATGCATTGAAAATGCCCAGAAGGGCTCATTTAGAGCCCTGTTATTTCATTTAGATTTGGATCCTGACACCCCCAGTTCACCCACACTGTCTCTGGCTCCATCAAGACCAAgacttgggggacttccctggcggcacagtggttaagactctgtgctaccactgcagggggcccaggttcaatccctggtcagagaactggatcccacatgcatgccacaactaagagttctcatgacGCAACTAAgtagcccgcgagccacaactaaggagccctcctacTGCAACTAAGGAAGAcctcctgctgcaactaaggagcctgcctgctgcaactaagacctggtgcaaccaaataaataaaagaaaaaagaccaagaCTTGGGCTGGTAGGGCAGAGGAGCTGCCCTGTACCTGGGGTCTTCTTTCCAGGAAAAGCAGGTGAGGCGGAGCTAAAAGGTATGTTCCCCAGGGTCCTCTCAGAAGACCTGTCTGGGTCCTGGTGGTAGAGGTGGAGGAGAAAAGCACCTGGAAGCCTTAATTTCTCGTCACAAACAAAGATCAAGTAaccccctcccagggctgctgtgagcaACCAGAGAGAGATGGTGTTTTAGTATAAGCTCGATAAATGCTAAGCTCCTGTTAAAATCTCTGTGCTTGTTTTCTGAACAGGGAAAACCAAGCTTCCACCCTCTGGCTCTGCCCTCAAACAAGAGAGGGTCCTGAGGGGCTTGGTGACTTGAGTCGGCGAGCAGGAGCCTctgggcaggggaggaggtgtTGTTTACAGTCAGcacagctggcctggggctcacgCTGGGCAGCCAGCCAGGCCAGTCCTAAGCTCTGAGGCCCTCCAGGGCCTGGACCCAGGGTCAACCTTCCATGGGAGCCTGAGGGCTGCTAGACCGAGTGGGGACCCTCTGAGGTGCCTCCCTGAAGGGCACAAAGCGAGGCTGCTGGCCCCAGggagccagagaggagagagcaggaCAGCAAATCTGCCCCTTCatcccccccttccttccttccttccttccttccttccttcctttcttccttccttccttccttcctccctcactccctcccttccttacttctttccttcccacaCAATTCTTGACcacctattatgtaccaggcacttttagggcactggggacacagtcCTGATTAGGCATAACTGCCAACCTGGAAACACATTCACTGATTCACACATTCCACTCACTGGTTCAGTAAAGTCTTTCATCTCTTTGTTGATTCATTCTCTCAACAGTTTTTCAGTAAATTCCTGCAGTATTGTGGGTAGGTAAAGCTCGGAGGGCGAACTACCTCCATTTCAacgctggctctgccacttactgtctGTGACCGTGGGCCAGTTGCTTAACCtacccgagcctcagtttccacatgtgtaaaatgggacagCACCTCACAGGACTGTGGTGAAGAGACTGAGCTGTTCTCCTGCACCTGCGTACCCCCAGCTCAGTGAGGGCCTCACTCACGTGTTCGACCCCCAAACACTCCCTACACACTGCCAGGCCCTAGGCTGGGTCCTTGGAGAAtgttcattcttccttccttcactcattcaacaCACATGAACAGAGCACCTTACAGCACAGTACAGGGTTATGATGCTATGACTACATAGTCACACTGCTTGGGATTGGGATTTGGGCTCTGCCTCTTTCTagttggtgaccttgggcaaatcatttcatctctctgtgcctcagtttcttcacctgtaaaacggCAACAAAAATTATACCCACCTCCTGGGTCTAGTGTGAGAACTGAGGTGGTGCACATAAAAATATCAGTAGTTATTTTTCTAGATGAGAGGGATTCTGGTTAGAATGAAAGTCTGGCTTCTGAAAACTTGACCGCACCAGATGGCTGGCCCCTTGGCGCCGGCCCCTCGGTGCGCAGGTTCCCGCCCTCCCTACCCAGACCAGGGGGTGGTGCCTCCATTCTGATGATAGGGCGACACCTACTGGCGCAAAGCTAGACCCGCAGCCCCACACTTCCTTGTGGGTCTCAAACTCCCTTTGCAGCGACGTCTTTGGGCTTTTCTAGTCCAGTGATTCTCAGCagggggaggaaagaggaggtggGTAAATGTGGTCCAGACTATTCTCTCACCACCTCCCTAATCCAGACTATCACCCCATTTGCCTGGATTAAGGTGCAGCCTCCTCAGCTTCCTCCCCTGCCTTCCTATCCCAGCGCAAGAgctaaggaatttttttaaaggtaggtCATGTTGCTGTCTGCTCACAATTTCCAACGATCCCCAtctcagaataaaataaaaagacctcgggaattcctggcggtccagtggttaggactccgtgctctcactgcggggggcccaggttcggtccctgatgggggaattaagatcccacaagccatgcagcgctgcccaaaaaacaaacaaaaaacaaagacctCATCGTGGCCTGCAAGGCCTCACATGATATGGTCCCTGTCACTTCTCTGGCCTCTCTGCTTCGAGTGTGTACATGCATTGTCTCCCCCAGCTGGAGGATAAGCTCCTTCATGGCAGGGCCTTGTCTGTCTATCACTGCTCCATCCCAGGGTCTAGCCCAGAGAATAGCACACAGTGGGTGCCCAACAAATActtggtgagtgaatgaatactcCAGCCAGACTGAATAACTTTGGTCCTTCTCCTTGGAACactccccaccccggcccccttGCCTTTGTATGATTCACTCGCTGGTCAGATTTTAGTTTAGATGCCACTTCCtgcaggaagccctccttgatcTCCTCTCCCTAATGGGCTGGGCATCCTCCTCCAGCACCAACATCATTCTCTGTGCCCTTACTGTTGCACTTACCAGAAGCTATTGCAATAGTCACCTTCTTCTTGCCTCCCCCACCAGGCTGTGAGCTCGTTGAGGACAGGGTCTGCTCTCTCTAGATCCCCTCTGTTTAGAAGAGACCCTGCCAGGATGAGAGGCCATCTGCTCTACAGTTAAGAGCAAGAAATTGAGCACCAGGCTGGCTTGGGTTCGAATCGCAACTGCACTAGTCTATGAGACCTTGAGTGCAttcctcaacctctctgtgcctctattctctaatctgtgaaatgggtacaaAACAGTGCTTCCCGGTACTGACACTTGGAGGATGTCACATCCCTGGCACAGACCAAATGGTCAGTACATGTTAGCCACTAGTGTTTGTAGGAACCTAGTAAAACCgtcattgaataaatgaacattcAGCAATTTTAATCCAAGAGCCTTGAGACACTCTTCCTCAGATGAATCTCACACAGCTCTGTGCATCTCTTAGACCTACACCTCCCCTCACAGCAACCCCCACTTCCTGCTGAGGACAGGACTGCCCTGCGGGGTAGGGACAAAGCCCCCAGCCCCCTTTTCTGTATCCCTAGAGGGCAGTATAATCCTGGTATGCAGCTCAATAAATAATATctcttattttcattcattcaaacatgaTACTCCATTCCCTTTCTGAGTACTTCTGCCCCCTCTTGAGAAGCCAGTTCCCCTTACTTCCCATCCCACCTGGGCCCTTGATTCTCCCATCCTGAGTCCTGTGCCCTCCGGGTGATCCCTAGTGACCTACACACTTGCACGTGAGCTGACAGCAGGCAATGTGCTACCCCTGCCCATTGTGCTGGGAGGTTCTGACTCCTGCTCTGGGATGAGATGCCAACCAGGTGACCCTAGGGAGGATGGTTCGCAgtgctggctccttctcatcttTTAGATCATACTTTGTTACCCACTCAGAGAGGCCTTTCCCAATCAGTGTATCAGAAAAGCTCTTTGCCCTATCATTTTCCATCCCAGCCCCCTGTTTCAGTTTCTACACAGCACTCATTACACTGTTCAAAATCATCTTTATTAGGTTGTTTAAcctttcttccccacccccaagagtACAAGCTCCAAGAAAGCTGTAGTATCTTCTTTAGCACTTTGCAGGGCCTGGCATGTGGGAGATGCTCCTTCAGAATTTGCTGTGTTAGTGAATGAGTCTCTTTCTATGTGGCGTTGCCTTATCTTGCTTCCGCTGAAAGGTGAACAAAGATGCAGAGGATGGAGAAGTAGGATACTCGTGGCTGTTTCAGATGTCCTTTAGGGATCTAATGCTCCTTCCCTGGCTCAGGCACAAAAGACTTCTGCTtggctggggaagagggagtGAACCCTGGGAACTGCATCTGCTGAGCTCTGGAGCGTGGGTTGCCAGCCCTCTCCTCCACTGGCCAGGCTCTTCCAGTTAATCAGCCTGCGCACAGACACAGGAGGAGAGGGCTTTGAGCGAGACGATGACCGTTCCCCAAGCTGAAGACCTCGAGGACACAGTCTTCGCAGGGCCCCCCTTGGCTTCAGGAGCCCCCTGGAGGCAGAGTGGGCTGGCTGGGGAGGAATCTGGGGCCGTAGTCTCTCTGCAGGGTGGCAGGGGTCCCCTGGTCTGGGCAAGGCCTCCCCCACCTAGGGGAGCCTCCTGATTTATATGGGGGGGCCGGTTTTCCCCACATAACAAGATGTAAGTCTTCATTGGAGGGATGACAGGTCCTAAGTTGGGACTAGGGACGCGGGGTGGCCCTGGGAGTGCTGCCAGGGAGATGTGTTTCCCACGAGTACAGTCGATAACGAAAGTTAAGTGAGCTTTGGGGATGGCCTTCTGATGGCGGGCCGGCTTTCCAcctagaaggaaggaaaagaccaaaGATTTGTGCTAGCACTGGAAGGGATATGGTTCCATTAATTCATGtgttcattcacttgttcattcattcaacagggattttttttaatttttattttatattggagtgtagttgatttaccatgttgtgttagtttcaggtgtacagcacagtgattcagttatacatatacacacatacattctttttcggattcttttcccgtgtaggttattacagaatactgagtagagttaaCAGGGATTTAACTGCGTGTTAGTTGACGCACAAAGATGGGAAGACAGCGGGGCCTAAGAGCGTGGATTTCAGCACTGGGGAGACCTGAGTTTAAACCTGGCTTCCCCCTATCAGCTCTCTGCCTTCCAGGAACATGGAGGCCACTGCATCAGAGCCTCTCAACCCCGCTGTGCCCACGAGCTGCCTGAGCATCTTGTGAACATGCAGATTCTGGTACAGCGAGCGGGTCTGGAGTGGAGCCTGAGAGTCtgcgtttctaacaagctcccagggaaTGCCGGTACTGCTGGTCCACGGGCCGCACTGTAGTGAGGAGTAAGAGGAGACCCCCGGCCGCcttctacaggtgaggaaactcaggctcagcTTGTACAGATGTTGGTGGTCCTCAGGGAACATCATGCTGttcttccttccccacccatAATCTTGTCCATCGGTCCCCTCTGCCCTGGGGATCCCTGCTCTGTCCACCCCGCCAAACGGGGAGAAGCCAAGAACCAGTCAATCGATTTATCGGTGAAGCAAGGCCAGAGCAGGTCTCTCTGaacccaaagcctgtgctcttagaAAAGTAACATTTCAAGTTACCCACATAATAAACAAATCCATCCTCTTCACTACGTGCTCTTCACTGCGGCACAGGCTTCAGAAGGAAGCTTCTGTGCTGGTAGGTTAGTTAACACAGGAAATACAGTcgatccttgaacaacacgggcTTGAactgcaggtccacttatatgcagatgtttttcaataaataccaATTACTACACAATCCGTAGTAggctgaatctgtggatgtggaacct
The sequence above is drawn from the Tursiops truncatus isolate mTurTru1 chromosome 1, mTurTru1.mat.Y, whole genome shotgun sequence genome and encodes:
- the SRARP gene encoding steroid receptor-associated and regulated protein, with translation MESVTVPTEDPRDLRACPKVRGLETGLETSSGGKPARHQKAIPKAHLTFVIDCTRGKHISLAALPGPPRVPSPNLGPVIPPMKTYILLCGENRPPHINQEAPLGGGGLAQTRGPLPPCRETTAPDSSPASPLCLQGAPEAKGGPAKTVSSRSSAWGTVIVSLKALSSCVCAQAD